From a single Flavobacterium sp. genomic region:
- a CDS encoding anhydro-N-acetylmuramic acid kinase — MFKEYYNVIGVMSGTSLDGVDLACIKFNISERWTFEICQTETISYPENWQDKLNNAIHFTTDELNELNLEYTRYLASIISEFIIKHELSEIDAICSHGHTILHQPQNGFTLQIGNLPLLGELLNYKIVCDFRVQDVQLGGQGAPLVPIGDKILFSEYDYCLNLGGFSNVSFKEKNKRLAFDISPVNTVLNHYANELGFPYDDAGNIAKSGSIDLDLLKQLNEIDYYKAAYPKSLGMEFVNQTIFPLLHSFSIDNNDKMRTFVEHIAIQIAAVCIKPNAKLFVTGGGVYNRFLMERLQLHLSTIDVVIPDDKTIQFKEALIFALLGVLKLRDEVNVLSSVTGAKVNHSSGTIYNELL; from the coding sequence ATGTTTAAAGAATACTACAACGTTATAGGGGTTATGTCGGGCACATCGTTAGATGGAGTGGATTTAGCTTGCATAAAATTCAATATTTCAGAACGTTGGACTTTCGAAATTTGTCAAACAGAAACCATTTCTTACCCAGAGAACTGGCAAGATAAACTAAATAACGCCATTCATTTTACTACTGATGAGTTAAATGAATTAAATCTTGAATATACAAGATATCTAGCGTCAATAATTTCAGAGTTTATCATCAAACACGAATTATCAGAAATTGATGCTATTTGTAGTCATGGACATACTATTTTACATCAACCTCAAAATGGATTTACACTTCAAATTGGAAATCTTCCATTGTTAGGAGAGTTGTTAAATTATAAAATAGTGTGTGATTTTAGAGTTCAAGACGTGCAATTAGGAGGACAAGGTGCGCCATTAGTTCCAATTGGAGATAAAATTTTATTTTCAGAGTATGATTATTGTTTGAATTTAGGAGGTTTTTCAAATGTTTCGTTTAAAGAAAAAAATAAACGATTAGCTTTTGATATTTCTCCCGTGAATACTGTCTTGAATCACTACGCTAACGAACTTGGTTTTCCTTATGACGATGCTGGAAATATAGCTAAATCAGGAAGTATTGATTTAGATTTATTGAAGCAATTGAATGAAATAGATTATTATAAAGCTGCCTACCCAAAGTCTTTAGGGATGGAGTTTGTTAATCAAACTATTTTTCCATTACTCCATTCTTTTTCAATCGATAATAATGATAAAATGCGCACTTTTGTTGAGCATATTGCAATTCAAATTGCTGCCGTTTGTATAAAGCCTAATGCAAAATTATTTGTTACTGGTGGAGGTGTTTATAACCGATTTTTAATGGAACGATTACAATTACATTTATCTACAATTGACGTTGTAATTCCTGATGATAAGACGATACAATTTAAAGAGGCTCTTATTTTTGCGCTTTTGGGGGTTTTGAAATTAAGAGATGAAGTAAATGTGCTTTCTTCGGTTACAGGAGCTAAGGTAAATCATTCTTCAGGAACAATTTATAATGAATTATTGTAA
- a CDS encoding DUF1343 domain-containing protein, with amino-acid sequence MKYNIYRITTLIGLLILSVSCGSSKKAIPQLKPSTDNVTLTSSSTDVAFKTGAENFESYLPLLKDKSVGIVTNQTGILSKEKHLVDFLIEQNINLQKIYAPEHGFRGTADAGELIVDGKDTKTNLPIISLYGNNKKPKPEQLEGIDILVFDLQDVGARFYTYISSLHYVMEACAENNIPLLVLDRPNPNGTIIDGPILEKEHKSFVGMHEIPVLHGMTIGEYAKMINGERWLKDTIQCDLKVAPCLNYSHDMKYSLPVKPSPNLPNDQSINLYASLCFFEGTNVSLGRGTEKQFQIYGSPFLPESEFDFSFTPQPNFGAKDPVHNGKLCFGEDLTEIRKVHRLELKWLLKAYENTADKTIFFNDFFAKLAGTKKLREQIEAGMTEKEIRKTWQEGLGQFKEVRKKYLIYE; translated from the coding sequence ATGAAATACAATATATACCGAATTACAACATTAATTGGCTTACTAATACTTTCTGTTTCGTGTGGAAGTAGTAAAAAAGCTATTCCGCAACTAAAACCGAGCACTGATAATGTGACTTTGACTTCCTCTTCAACAGATGTCGCTTTTAAAACAGGTGCCGAAAACTTTGAAAGTTATTTGCCGTTATTGAAGGACAAAAGCGTTGGAATAGTTACGAATCAAACGGGAATTCTTTCTAAAGAAAAGCATTTGGTTGATTTTTTAATCGAACAAAACATCAATCTTCAGAAAATTTATGCTCCTGAACACGGTTTTAGAGGAACAGCTGATGCTGGGGAATTAATCGTAGACGGAAAAGATACCAAAACGAATTTACCAATTATTTCCCTTTACGGAAACAACAAAAAGCCAAAACCAGAGCAATTAGAAGGAATTGATATCTTAGTTTTCGATTTGCAAGATGTGGGCGCACGATTTTACACTTATATATCTTCGTTGCATTATGTGATGGAAGCTTGCGCTGAAAATAATATTCCACTTTTGGTTTTAGACCGACCGAATCCCAACGGAACTATTATTGATGGTCCGATTTTAGAAAAGGAACACAAGAGTTTTGTTGGGATGCATGAAATTCCGGTTTTGCATGGGATGACGATTGGTGAATATGCCAAAATGATTAATGGCGAAAGATGGTTAAAAGACACTATTCAATGCGATTTGAAAGTAGCGCCATGTTTGAACTATTCGCATGACATGAAATATAGTTTACCTGTGAAGCCTTCGCCAAACTTACCCAACGATCAATCGATTAATTTATATGCGAGTTTGTGTTTTTTTGAAGGCACGAATGTAAGTTTAGGTCGTGGTACCGAAAAACAATTCCAAATTTACGGTTCGCCTTTTTTACCTGAAAGTGAGTTTGATTTCAGCTTTACACCGCAACCGAATTTTGGAGCAAAAGACCCAGTTCACAATGGAAAGTTATGTTTTGGAGAAGATTTAACCGAAATTAGAAAAGTACACCGACTAGAATTAAAATGGTTATTAAAAGCCTACGAAAACACAGCCGACAAAACCATTTTCTTCAATGATTTCTTCGCCAAATTAGCCGGAACAAAAAAACTCCGCGAACAAATTGAAGCTGGCATGACCGAAAAAGAAATTAGAAAAACTTGGCAAGAAGGTTTGGGACAGTTTAAGGAAGTTAGAAAGAAGTATTTGATTTATGAGTGA
- a CDS encoding ABC transporter permease, giving the protein MNLEYFIAKRLIAAKSYKSSISSPIIKIAITAIAIGIIMMIMAVATGVGLQDKIREKVSAFNGHIIISNFDDNQSQVTIEPISINQSFYPKFKNVEGISHVQAVASKAGIIRTEKAFEGIIYKGVGKDYNFTNLEEYLVDGKTPNLKSELNTEVLISEYLAKRLQLKVGDKFITFFMKENGKLPNKRNFLITGIFNSGFEEFDKTFILGDIRHVQLINKWQPTEVGAFEVFVDDFSKIKEKGEQVYKEIPPTYNSITIEEKYYSIFEWLKLFDFNILVILIVMIVVATINMAVALLVLILERTQMIGILKAMGANNWNVRKIFLYNAFYLIARGLFWGNLIAISLLLIQRYFGVIQLNPENYYVNEAPVCINLLHIALLNIGTIIVCLLVLLIPSYIITKISPVKAIRFD; this is encoded by the coding sequence TTGAATTTAGAATATTTCATAGCCAAAAGACTAATTGCTGCTAAAAGTTATAAAAGTAGTATTTCTTCGCCAATTATAAAAATTGCGATTACGGCAATTGCCATCGGAATTATTATGATGATTATGGCGGTGGCTACAGGTGTTGGACTTCAAGATAAAATTCGTGAAAAAGTTTCCGCTTTCAACGGACACATTATTATTTCTAATTTCGACGATAACCAATCGCAAGTTACAATTGAGCCTATTTCTATCAATCAAAGTTTTTATCCCAAATTCAAAAATGTAGAAGGCATCAGTCATGTTCAAGCCGTGGCAAGTAAAGCCGGAATCATTCGCACAGAAAAAGCTTTCGAAGGAATCATATATAAAGGTGTTGGCAAAGATTATAATTTCACCAATTTAGAAGAATATTTAGTCGATGGCAAAACCCCAAATCTAAAATCCGAATTAAATACCGAAGTTTTGATTTCGGAATACTTAGCCAAAAGATTACAATTAAAAGTAGGTGATAAGTTTATAACCTTTTTCATGAAAGAAAACGGAAAACTTCCGAATAAAAGGAATTTCCTAATCACCGGAATTTTTAATTCAGGTTTTGAAGAGTTTGATAAAACTTTTATTTTAGGAGATATTCGTCATGTGCAACTCATTAATAAATGGCAACCAACAGAAGTCGGTGCCTTCGAAGTTTTTGTCGACGATTTCTCAAAAATAAAAGAAAAAGGGGAGCAAGTCTACAAAGAAATTCCGCCGACTTATAATAGTATTACCATCGAAGAGAAATATTACAGTATTTTTGAATGGCTAAAATTGTTCGATTTCAATATTCTAGTTATTCTAATCGTAATGATTGTCGTTGCAACCATCAACATGGCAGTAGCATTATTAGTCCTAATTTTAGAACGCACCCAAATGATTGGAATTCTAAAAGCCATGGGAGCGAATAATTGGAATGTTCGAAAAATATTTCTTTACAATGCATTTTATTTAATCGCCCGCGGATTGTTTTGGGGAAATTTAATTGCTATTTCTTTATTGTTAATTCAAAGATATTTCGGAGTAATCCAACTCAATCCCGAAAACTATTACGTAAACGAAGCGCCAGTATGTATCAATTTGCTTCACATCGCATTATTAAATATCGGAACCATAATTGTTTGTTTGTTGGTGTTATTGATTCCATCATACATAATCACCAAAATTTCACCAGTAAAAGCAATACGTTTCGATTAA
- a CDS encoding 7-carboxy-7-deazaguanine synthase QueE, whose protein sequence is MLQKEVQLAVEKGKMLPLMEEFYTIQGEGYHTGTAAYFIRIGGCDVGCHWCDVKESWNAELHPPTNTDIIVANAKKYADTVVVTGGEPLTWDMTLLTSKLKAQNLKVHIETSGAYEVSGTWDWFCLSPKKNKLPVQSAYDIANELKVIIYNKHDFIFAEEQAAKVNPNAILFLQPEWSKKEEMTPLIVDYVMNNPKWRVSLQTHKYLNIP, encoded by the coding sequence ATGTTACAGAAAGAAGTACAATTAGCGGTTGAAAAAGGCAAAATGTTGCCTTTAATGGAGGAGTTTTACACCATTCAAGGCGAAGGTTATCACACAGGAACAGCTGCTTATTTTATACGAATTGGCGGTTGCGATGTAGGTTGCCATTGGTGCGATGTAAAAGAAAGTTGGAATGCTGAATTGCATCCTCCAACGAATACCGATATTATCGTTGCCAATGCTAAAAAATATGCCGACACCGTTGTAGTTACTGGAGGCGAACCTCTGACTTGGGATATGACGTTGTTGACTTCTAAACTAAAAGCTCAAAACTTAAAAGTACATATTGAAACTTCTGGAGCTTACGAAGTTTCGGGAACATGGGATTGGTTTTGTTTGTCGCCAAAGAAAAACAAATTACCTGTTCAAAGTGCGTATGATATTGCAAACGAATTAAAAGTAATCATCTACAACAAACACGATTTCATTTTTGCGGAAGAACAAGCAGCAAAAGTAAATCCAAATGCCATTTTATTTTTACAACCTGAATGGAGCAAAAAAGAAGAAATGACGCCTTTAATTGTAGATTATGTAATGAACAATCCGAAATGGAGAGTTTCGTTGCAAACCCATAAATATTTGAATATTCCTTAA
- a CDS encoding YkgJ family cysteine cluster protein, protein MLKPNLNELGKLAKDTHIETKKYFDKLKKKTPKNLDYVMQDLHDAEFKKTDCLECANCCKTTGPLFTSADIERISKSLRQKPQQFIDQYLRIDEDKDYVLKSVPCTFLDSDNKCFIYDVRPKACREFPHTDRKKFNQITDLTLLNVAICPAAFNIVEKMKEKLPL, encoded by the coding sequence ATGCTAAAGCCAAATTTAAACGAACTCGGAAAACTTGCCAAAGATACACATATCGAAACCAAAAAGTATTTTGACAAGCTAAAAAAGAAAACACCCAAGAATTTGGATTATGTAATGCAAGATTTACACGATGCCGAATTCAAAAAAACGGATTGTTTAGAGTGTGCCAATTGTTGCAAAACAACTGGGCCTTTATTTACTTCGGCTGATATTGAACGAATTTCCAAAAGTTTACGTCAAAAACCACAGCAGTTTATCGACCAATATCTTCGCATTGATGAAGATAAAGATTATGTATTGAAAAGTGTGCCGTGTACTTTTTTAGATAGCGACAACAAATGCTTCATCTACGATGTCCGCCCAAAAGCCTGCCGAGAATTTCCTCATACCGACAGAAAAAAATTCAATCAAATCACTGATTTAACGCTACTTAATGTTGCGATTTGCCCAGCAGCGTTTAATATTGTGGAGAAAATGAAGGAGAAGTTGCCTCTTTAA
- a CDS encoding class I SAM-dependent methyltransferase: MNDLFGKAILDYQTNNSPEDLITETSISEADEMSVAYLFRDFKEMPKLEQKALQLAKGKVLDVGSGAGSHALYLQEKGFDVTAIDISKNAIKACELRGLKNCKVSDVLDLDTLEKFDTILLLMNGTGIFGKMNQIPKFLQKLKALLKEGGQILIDSSDLIYMYDQDGDGAYEVPANGYYGELTFTIQYKGETEDTFDWLYLDYNTLQNAAIANGLECELILEGEHFDYLAKLSF, from the coding sequence ATGAACGACCTTTTCGGAAAAGCCATTTTAGACTACCAAACGAATAATTCTCCCGAAGATTTAATCACAGAAACTTCTATTTCGGAAGCAGATGAAATGAGCGTTGCCTATTTGTTTCGTGATTTTAAAGAGATGCCAAAATTGGAACAAAAAGCGTTGCAATTAGCTAAAGGAAAAGTTTTAGATGTTGGTAGTGGCGCTGGAAGTCACGCACTATATTTACAAGAAAAAGGTTTTGATGTAACAGCCATTGATATTTCGAAAAATGCGATTAAAGCGTGTGAATTAAGAGGTTTGAAAAACTGTAAAGTTTCGGATGTTTTGGATTTAGATACTTTGGAAAAATTCGACACCATTTTACTTTTAATGAACGGAACTGGAATTTTCGGAAAAATGAATCAGATTCCAAAGTTCTTACAAAAATTGAAAGCGCTTTTAAAAGAAGGCGGACAAATTTTAATTGATAGTTCGGACTTAATTTATATGTATGACCAGGACGGAGATGGCGCTTACGAAGTACCTGCAAATGGTTATTATGGTGAATTGACCTTCACTATTCAATATAAAGGAGAAACGGAAGATACTTTTGATTGGTTATATTTGGATTACAATACCCTACAAAACGCAGCAATTGCCAATGGTTTAGAATGCGAACTTATTTTAGAAGGCGAGCATTTTGATTACTTGGCGAAGCTTTCTTTTTAA
- the nhaD gene encoding sodium:proton antiporter NhaD, which translates to MEAILILLFVIGYLSITLEHPLKLDKTVPALLMASLMWALLAVGFHKGWFSVVDGYGNIFNINFGDLHQQEHGFEGLLLHHIGKVAEILIFLIGAMTIVELIDLHRGFDVLKGMVKTKSKIKLLWITGIIGFILSAVIDNLTATIVLISLLRKLIDNREERIWYASLIVIATNAGGAWSPIGDVTTTMLWIAKKVSAGGLSEYIIIPAILCFIVPYAMASRMKIFKGNIEIDESNHVETEKLLSSKTMLWLGLGAIVFVPIFKTITHLPPYVGMMLSLAVVWLVSEYIHPEDNFDKSRKHLYSANKALSRIEISSILFFLGILMAVAALESLVFGSINGEEVGTLRYAAESISNALPNMDIVIILLGALSAIIDNVPLVAASMGMYTYEMDHSVWHFIAYSAGTGGSMLIIGSAAGVAAMGMEKIDFIWYLKKITWLAFAGFMAGALAFLFIEHYIR; encoded by the coding sequence ATGGAAGCTATATTAATACTTCTGTTTGTTATTGGTTATTTGTCTATTACTTTAGAACATCCTTTAAAATTAGATAAGACGGTTCCAGCATTGTTAATGGCTTCATTAATGTGGGCTTTACTTGCTGTTGGTTTTCATAAAGGTTGGTTTTCGGTGGTAGATGGATATGGGAATATTTTTAATATAAATTTTGGTGATTTACATCAGCAAGAGCATGGTTTTGAAGGGTTGCTTTTGCATCATATTGGTAAAGTTGCAGAGATATTAATTTTCCTTATTGGAGCAATGACAATAGTTGAATTAATTGACTTACATAGGGGTTTTGATGTTTTAAAAGGAATGGTTAAAACTAAAAGTAAAATTAAATTGTTATGGATAACTGGTATTATAGGATTTATATTATCTGCTGTAATTGATAATCTTACTGCTACTATAGTTTTAATTTCGCTATTAAGAAAATTAATTGACAACAGAGAAGAACGAATTTGGTATGCTTCTTTAATTGTTATTGCTACAAATGCTGGAGGAGCTTGGTCACCAATTGGTGATGTGACTACAACTATGTTGTGGATTGCAAAGAAAGTTAGCGCTGGGGGTTTGTCAGAATATATTATTATTCCTGCAATTTTGTGTTTTATAGTTCCGTATGCTATGGCTTCAAGAATGAAAATTTTTAAAGGTAATATTGAAATTGATGAAAGTAATCATGTGGAAACTGAAAAGTTATTGAGTAGTAAAACAATGCTTTGGCTAGGGTTAGGAGCTATTGTTTTTGTGCCAATATTTAAAACAATTACACATTTACCTCCTTATGTTGGAATGATGTTAAGTTTAGCTGTAGTATGGTTAGTATCAGAATATATTCACCCTGAAGATAATTTTGATAAGAGCAGAAAACATTTATACTCTGCAAATAAGGCTCTATCCAGAATTGAGATTTCTAGTATTTTGTTTTTCTTAGGAATACTTATGGCTGTTGCTGCACTTGAAAGTTTGGTTTTTGGTTCAATCAATGGTGAAGAAGTTGGTACTCTTCGTTATGCTGCAGAAAGTATTTCTAATGCCCTTCCAAATATGGATATTGTAATTATTTTATTAGGTGCTTTATCTGCTATTATAGATAATGTGCCTCTTGTTGCCGCTTCAATGGGAATGTATACCTATGAAATGGATCATTCTGTTTGGCATTTTATTGCATATTCTGCTGGAACGGGCGGAAGCATGTTAATTATTGGTTCTGCTGCCGGAGTTGCCGCAATGGGAATGGAAAAAATCGATTTCATTTGGTATCTTAAAAAAATCACTTGGTTAGCCTTTGCAGGGTTTATGGCAGGAGCATTAGCATTCTTATTTATTGAACATTACATTAGATAA
- a CDS encoding Glu/Leu/Phe/Val dehydrogenase dimerization domain-containing protein — MKDLLQKFENKEPEIVFNWKDPETEAEGWTVINSLRGGAAGGGTRMRKGLDMNEVLSLAKTMEVKFSVSGPAIGGAKSGINFDPNDPRKKGVLERWYKAVSPLLKNYYGTGGDLNVDEIHEVIPMTEDCGVWHPQEGVFNGHFRPTEADKINRIGQLRQGVIKVIENPNFSPDVNRKYTVADMITGYGVAEAARHYYDIYGGSIVGKTAIVQGFGNVGSAAAFYLAQMGAKVVGIIDRDGGIINENGYSFEEIKRLFLNKDGNKLVAENMIPFAEINEKIWSMGAQVFAPCAASRLVTKDQVDSMIASGLEVISSGANVPFADKEIFFGPIMEETDKKVSLIPDFIANCGMARVFAYFMEKKVQMTDEAIFADTSERIKNAIQKAHALNSDKKNISATAFEIALKQLV; from the coding sequence ATGAAAGATTTATTGCAAAAATTTGAAAACAAAGAACCAGAAATAGTATTTAATTGGAAAGATCCTGAAACAGAAGCAGAAGGATGGACGGTGATCAATTCATTAAGAGGAGGAGCTGCCGGAGGTGGAACTCGTATGCGTAAAGGATTGGATATGAACGAGGTACTTTCGTTAGCAAAAACTATGGAAGTTAAATTTTCTGTTTCAGGGCCAGCAATTGGGGGTGCTAAATCGGGAATTAATTTTGACCCAAATGACCCTAGAAAAAAAGGAGTTTTAGAGAGATGGTATAAAGCAGTTTCTCCGTTATTAAAAAATTATTATGGAACGGGTGGTGATTTAAATGTTGATGAAATCCATGAAGTAATTCCTATGACTGAAGATTGTGGAGTATGGCACCCACAAGAAGGAGTTTTTAATGGACATTTTAGACCTACTGAAGCTGATAAAATTAACAGAATAGGACAATTACGTCAAGGAGTTATAAAAGTAATTGAAAACCCAAATTTTTCACCAGATGTAAATAGAAAATATACGGTTGCTGATATGATTACCGGTTATGGTGTTGCAGAAGCAGCTCGTCATTATTATGATATTTACGGAGGAAGTATTGTTGGGAAAACAGCAATTGTTCAAGGATTTGGAAATGTAGGTTCTGCGGCAGCTTTTTATTTAGCTCAAATGGGTGCTAAAGTAGTTGGAATTATAGATAGAGATGGTGGAATTATCAATGAAAATGGCTATTCGTTCGAAGAAATTAAAAGATTGTTTTTAAATAAAGATGGAAATAAATTAGTTGCCGAAAATATGATCCCATTTGCAGAAATCAATGAAAAGATTTGGTCTATGGGTGCTCAAGTTTTCGCTCCTTGTGCGGCGTCAAGATTGGTTACTAAAGATCAGGTTGATAGTATGATTGCTTCTGGATTAGAAGTTATTTCAAGCGGTGCAAATGTTCCGTTTGCTGATAAAGAAATTTTCTTTGGACCAATTATGGAAGAAACGGATAAAAAAGTAAGTTTAATTCCTGACTTTATTGCTAACTGTGGAATGGCAAGAGTTTTTGCTTATTTTATGGAGAAAAAAGTGCAAATGACAGATGAAGCTATTTTTGCTGATACTTCAGAACGTATCAAAAATGCAATTCAAAAAGCACATGCGTTAAATTCTGATAAAAAGAACATTAGTGCAACAGCATTTGAAATTGCTTTAAAACAACTTGTATAA
- a CDS encoding endonuclease III → MLFENWKENLEPLIEKYKGRKHPLHYNNTYQLLIMVILSAQDSDANVNNITIPFFEKYNNLETISNSSIEEIIPYFTKVKNYPTKTNWIIELAKLLKTESNIPTNLTDLIAIKGIGRKSANVVLRETNQKAEGIIVDLHVIRVVPRIGLTPKYEDGNKIEKLLMQQLPYEIWNEIGMAFSLLGREICRPTNPKCYECPINRHCAYYSNTL, encoded by the coding sequence ATGTTATTTGAGAATTGGAAAGAAAATCTAGAACCATTAATTGAGAAATATAAAGGTAGAAAACATCCTTTACACTACAATAACACGTATCAATTATTAATAATGGTTATTTTGTCTGCACAAGATTCTGATGCTAATGTTAATAATATTACTATTCCCTTTTTTGAAAAATACAATAATCTGGAAACAATTTCAAATTCAAGTATTGAAGAAATTATCCCATACTTTACAAAAGTTAAAAATTATCCAACAAAGACAAATTGGATAATTGAATTAGCAAAATTATTAAAAACTGAAAGTAATATACCAACTAATTTAACAGATTTAATTGCTATAAAAGGCATTGGAAGAAAGTCTGCAAATGTAGTATTAAGAGAGACTAATCAAAAAGCAGAAGGAATAATAGTTGATTTACATGTTATTAGAGTTGTACCAAGAATTGGTTTAACACCAAAATATGAAGATGGAAATAAAATTGAAAAACTATTAATGCAACAACTTCCATATGAAATTTGGAACGAAATTGGAATGGCTTTTTCCCTTTTAGGAAGAGAAATCTGCCGACCAACTAACCCAAAATGTTATGAATGTCCAATAAATAGACATTGCGCATATTATAGTAACACTCTATAA
- a CDS encoding acyl-CoA dehydrogenase, which produces MDFKLTEEQIMIQQAARDFAQTELLPGVIERDEHSKFPTEQVKMMAELGFMGMMVDPKYGGAGLDSLSYVLAMEEIAKVDASAAVIMSVNNSLVCAGLEKYGSEEQKIKYLTPLAKGEVIGAFCLSEPEAGSDATSQRTTAIDMGDHYLVNGTKNWITNGGTASTYLVIAQTDASKGHKGINVLIVEKGMPGFEVGPKEKKMGIRGSDTHTLLFNDVKVPKENRIGADGFGFSFAMSTLNGGRIGIASQALGIAQGAYELALKYSQERVAFGKPIFNHQAIAFKLADMHVKITCARLLIHKAATERDNGEDIAHSGAMAKLYASEIALEVANEAVQIHGGNGYVSEYHVERMMRDSKITQIYEGTSEIQRIVISRGLVK; this is translated from the coding sequence ATGGATTTTAAATTAACCGAAGAGCAAATTATGATTCAGCAAGCTGCACGCGATTTTGCTCAAACAGAATTATTACCTGGAGTTATTGAAAGAGATGAACATTCAAAATTTCCAACCGAACAAGTAAAAATGATGGCCGAACTTGGTTTTATGGGAATGATGGTCGACCCAAAATATGGTGGTGCTGGATTAGACAGTTTATCATACGTTTTGGCAATGGAAGAAATTGCAAAAGTTGATGCTTCTGCAGCTGTAATCATGTCGGTAAATAACTCATTAGTTTGTGCTGGTTTAGAAAAATATGGTTCAGAAGAACAAAAAATAAAATATTTAACTCCGTTAGCAAAAGGTGAAGTTATTGGAGCTTTTTGTTTATCAGAGCCAGAAGCAGGTTCAGATGCAACATCACAAAGAACCACTGCTATTGATATGGGTGACCATTATTTAGTAAACGGAACTAAAAACTGGATTACAAATGGTGGAACTGCGTCAACTTATTTAGTTATTGCACAAACTGATGCTTCAAAAGGACACAAAGGAATTAATGTTCTTATTGTTGAAAAAGGGATGCCAGGATTTGAAGTAGGTCCAAAAGAAAAGAAAATGGGAATCCGTGGATCTGACACGCATACTTTATTATTTAACGATGTTAAAGTTCCAAAAGAAAACAGAATTGGTGCAGACGGATTTGGCTTTTCGTTCGCAATGTCAACTTTAAATGGTGGAAGAATTGGAATCGCTTCTCAAGCGTTAGGTATTGCTCAAGGAGCTTATGAATTAGCTTTAAAATATTCACAAGAACGTGTGGCTTTTGGAAAACCAATTTTCAATCACCAAGCAATTGCATTCAAATTAGCAGACATGCATGTTAAAATTACATGTGCAAGATTATTAATTCACAAAGCTGCTACAGAAAGAGATAACGGTGAAGATATTGCTCATTCAGGCGCTATGGCAAAACTATACGCATCTGAGATTGCATTAGAAGTAGCTAATGAAGCTGTTCAAATTCACGGTGGAAATGGTTATGTAAGCGAATACCACGTAGAAAGAATGATGCGTGACTCTAAAATTACACAAATTTACGAAGGAACTTCAGAAATTCAAAGAATTGTAATTTCAAGAGGTTTAGTGAAATAG
- a CDS encoding DMT family protein, which yields MKGFITIGLLILSNVFMTLAWYGHLKFKELKWFENTGLITIVLISWGLALFEYFFQVPANKIGYEGNGGPFSLMQLKVIQEVITLVIFVIFSMVYFKNETFKWNHAVGFCFLVLAVYFIFKK from the coding sequence ATGAAAGGATTCATCACGATAGGATTACTTATTCTTTCCAATGTTTTCATGACATTGGCCTGGTATGGTCATTTAAAATTTAAGGAATTAAAATGGTTTGAAAATACAGGATTAATTACTATTGTTTTAATCAGTTGGGGATTGGCATTGTTTGAGTATTTCTTTCAAGTTCCTGCGAATAAAATTGGTTATGAAGGTAACGGCGGGCCATTTTCTCTGATGCAATTAAAAGTGATTCAGGAAGTTATTACCTTAGTGATTTTTGTAATTTTCTCAATGGTTTACTTTAAGAACGAAACTTTCAAATGGAATCACGCGGTTGGTTTTTGTTTTTTAGTATTGGCGGTTTATTTTATATTTAAGAAGTAA